Genomic DNA from Nonomuraea rubra:
GCCCAGGTCGAGGACGCCCTGCTCCACCCCGAGGACACCGACTGGGCGGAGACCGGCGCCGAGGTGCTGACCAGCCTGGAACGGCTGCAGGCGATCGTGGCGGACCTGCTCACGCTGAGCAGGCTGGACGCGGGCGCCCCCGACGAGCGCGAGCCCCTGGACCTGGCCGAGCTGGTGGCCGCCGAGACCGCCAGGCCGCGCTCCAAGCACGTCGTCACCACGCTGCAGACCGGCGTGGTCGTCGACGGCGACCGGCTGCAGCTCGCCCGCCTGCTGACGAACCTCCTCGACAACGCCGAGCGGCACGCCGAGTCGCAGATCATCGTGACCGTGCGGCGGCAGGGCGACGAGGCGGTCCTGGAAGTGGTGGACGACGGCACGGGCATCGCGCCCGAGCACCGCGAGAAGGTCTTCGAGCGCTTCACCCGCCTGGACGCCTCGCGCAGCCGCGACGCCGGAGGCACCGGGCTCGGCCTGCCGATCGCCCGCGAGATCGCCACGGCGCACCTCGGCACGCTGACCATCGAGGACTCCGACACCGGCGCCCGGTTCGTGCTCCGGCTGCCGGTGCAGGAGGCCTGACGGGGGCATGCCCCGTGTGCTGCGACATGACTGACCGGCGGGCGATCGGGGCATGGATCTCCGCACCAGGGTTGCAGGAGCGGAAGGAGATCCACAATGGACCAGCGGGGCCTCGGCGGCAGGGACGTACGCACCGTTGACGGGCCCGGGCCCGTACGCGTTCGTTGCACGCCTCCTGCCGCCGCCGAGCTGTTCGAGATCGCCGTTCTGGACACCACGGGCGGCGACGGCGAGGCGCGCTGGCACACGATCGGCTGGGGCGTGGACCGCGGCCACGCCGACAGCATCGCCGAGGCGTACGTGACGCGCCCCCTGTGCCCCTACGACGAGGCGCAGGTGCGGCACAACGGTCACCTGGTGGGGGTGCACCGCCGGCCCGCGTAGCCTCCCTACGCCCGCTCCGAGGGGTTGACCAGGTTGAGCGCCTCGACCGAGGCGATGGCCTGCTCCACATGGTCGTACACCGTCACGGCACGCCGCGCGCCGGTGATCTCCAGCAGCCGGGCCGGCATCGGCCGCAGCCCGGCCAGGTGCACGCCCACGCCGTGCGCGCGGGCCAGCGTCGCGGCGGCGAGCAGCACGGCCAGGCCGGAGCTGTCCAGGAAGGACAGCTCGCTCATGTCGATGATGAGGTGCTGGTCCAGCCGCTCGCGCTGCTGGTCGATGTAATCCTCCAAGTGGGTGGACGTCGTGGTGTCGACCTCCCCGGCCACGGCGATCAGCGTGGCGCCCGGAAGATGGCGACAGGTGAGGTTCACGGGCACTCCTGGCGGTGGGGGCGGACCGGTGGGTGGGGCGAACGGTTACCGCGGTATGCCTGCCGTTGTCGCAGACTCTATGCCCGTAGATAGATACCTGAAAGACTTTTCGTCATAGGATCTTCATGAAAGGTGATTCATCTGCCTGTCGAGGGCCAGGATCGGGTGAGAGGCGGAGGACGTGAGCACAGCCGACGAACGAGCGTCCAGCTGGACGTTCCTCACCCACCATGCCCGGGTGCTCGTGGAGATCGCCCGCGATCCCGACATCCGGCTGCGCGACATCGCCACCGGCATCGGGATCACCGAGCGCGCGGTGCAGAACATCGTGCGCGACCTGCACGAGGGCGGCTACCTCAACCGCGACAGGGTGGGGCGGCGCAACCGCTACAGCCTCAACCTGGACCAGCACTTCCGCTACCCGACCGAGGCCGGCCTGCCGATCAGCCTGCTGATCGACATGTTCACCCAGCACGACCTGACCGGCGACAGGAAGCCGGACGAGCTCAGTCGCGATCGTCCATGACACCGTACGCGGTCGCCCTGAACAGGAACGAGGCCCACGAACGGTAGGGCCGCCACGAGCCGGCCAGCTTCCTGTACGCCGACGGGGGCACGTCCTCCGGCAGCCCGTACGCCTCGCGCAGGATCGCGAACAGCCGCGGCTCGTCCCCGGGGAACGCGTCGGGCGCGCCCGCGCCGCGGATCAGGATCAGGCCGGCCGAGAACGGCCCCACGCCGGGCAGGGCCCGCAGCTCGGCCAGCGCCTCCTCGGGGGCGAGCGAGCGCAGGTGCTCGGTGGTCAGCAGGCCGTCGAGCGCCGCCCTGGCCAGGCCGCGCACCCACTCCTCCTTCTGCGCGGGCAGCCCGAGCCCGCCCGCGTCGAGCAGCGAGACCGGCGACGGGAAGGCGGTGCACGGCTGCCCGTCCACCTCGACCAGCGCGCCGTACCGCTCGGCGATGCGCTGCTTGATCCGGGAGGCGATGAGCATCGAGGAGCGCTGCACGATCACCGCCCAGCACGCCGCCTCCCACGGGCTCCAGAAGCACACGGGACGCAGGCCGGGGCGCAGCCGCTGCAGGTCGCCGAGCACCGGGTCGGTCTCGCCGAGCTTGGCGAAGCCGGCGCCGTCCACGTCGAGGGAGAGGATGCGCGCCACCTCGCCGCGGATGCCGGGCCCGGCCGGGCGCGTGGTGGTGACCGCCACCCCGCCGGGCGCGCCCGTCACGGTCACGCCGATCGGCCGCCAGTCGGACTCCGCGCAGTACGCGAAGCGCAGCGCCCGGCCGTCGGAGGGCAGCGCGCTCGTGGCCGGCCAGTCCTGGACGAACCGCAGCGAGTCGGCGAAGTCGAACGGGCCCTCGGCGGTCAGCGTGAATCCGTGCGTGGTCATGCGCGTATGGTAGGCGGCCCGTACGACTAGAGCCGGCAGCTGATCTCGATGCCGTCCTCCACCGGGAACGAGACGCTCTGGTAGCCGTTGGCCGGGTCGCGGACGTGGTCGAGGTAGGGCCGGACGCTGTCGAACGTGCTGTCGTCGGCGGCGACCAGGGTGCCGGGGGCGAGCCGGGGCTCCAGCAGGCGCAGCACGGGCAGGTAGAGGTCCTTCCAGCCGTCCAGCAGCACGAAGCCGACCGGCTCCGAGAGGCCGGCGAGGGTGTCGCGGGCGTCGCCCTCCAGCACGGTGATCACGTCGTCCAGCCCGGTCTCGGCGAACGTCCGGCGCGCGGCGGCGATCTTGTCCTTGCTCAGCTCCGTGGTGACGACGCGGCCGGCGCCGTTGTCGCGTACGGCGGCGGCCAGGTAGAGGGTCGAGATGCCGAACGAGGTGCCGAACTCGACGACCGTGGCGGGGCGGGCGGCGCGGACCAGGGTGTAGAGCAGCCGGCCGCCCTCGGCGGAGATCGGCATGTAGATCTCCGCCATGGCGTCGGCCAGCTCCCCGGCCGTCATCGTGCCCCGATCGCCCTGGACGGCCCTGGCCGCGTCGCGCCCGGCCTCGGCGAACATGCGCTCCA
This window encodes:
- a CDS encoding O-methyltransferase, whose product is MTHTNTLADPRVAAALERMFAEAGRDAARAVQGDRGTMTAGELADAMAEIYMPISAEGGRLLYTLVRAARPATVVEFGTSFGISTLYLAAAVRDNGAGRVVTTELSKDKIAAARRTFAETGLDDVITVLEGDARDTLAGLSEPVGFVLLDGWKDLYLPVLRLLEPRLAPGTLVAADDSTFDSVRPYLDHVRDPANGYQSVSFPVEDGIEISCRL
- a CDS encoding helix-turn-helix transcriptional regulator; translated protein: MSTADERASSWTFLTHHARVLVEIARDPDIRLRDIATGIGITERAVQNIVRDLHEGGYLNRDRVGRRNRYSLNLDQHFRYPTEAGLPISLLIDMFTQHDLTGDRKPDELSRDRP
- a CDS encoding DNA-3-methyladenine glycosylase family protein, with translation MTTHGFTLTAEGPFDFADSLRFVQDWPATSALPSDGRALRFAYCAESDWRPIGVTVTGAPGGVAVTTTRPAGPGIRGEVARILSLDVDGAGFAKLGETDPVLGDLQRLRPGLRPVCFWSPWEAACWAVIVQRSSMLIASRIKQRIAERYGALVEVDGQPCTAFPSPVSLLDAGGLGLPAQKEEWVRGLARAALDGLLTTEHLRSLAPEEALAELRALPGVGPFSAGLILIRGAGAPDAFPGDEPRLFAILREAYGLPEDVPPSAYRKLAGSWRPYRSWASFLFRATAYGVMDDRD
- a CDS encoding STAS domain-containing protein, producing MNLTCRHLPGATLIAVAGEVDTTTSTHLEDYIDQQRERLDQHLIIDMSELSFLDSSGLAVLLAAATLARAHGVGVHLAGLRPMPARLLEITGARRAVTVYDHVEQAIASVEALNLVNPSERA